One genomic window of Agrobacterium tumefaciens includes the following:
- a CDS encoding antitoxin of toxin-antitoxin stability system: MPQSRPQTSPPRRVGVREFRGNLTSFLKQVEDGQRFVLTSHHKVVAEIGPPSKEIVARKPGALRGKIKVAEDFDSLPADVLAAMEDEA; the protein is encoded by the coding sequence ATGCCTCAGTCCCGGCCACAGACATCACCTCCCCGCCGTGTCGGCGTTCGGGAGTTTCGCGGCAATCTGACGTCCTTCCTCAAGCAGGTTGAGGATGGCCAGCGGTTTGTCCTCACCTCCCATCATAAGGTCGTTGCGGAGATTGGGCCACCATCAAAGGAAATTGTAGCTCGCAAACCTGGCGCGTTGCGCGGCAAGATCAAAGTTGCTGAAGACTTCGACAGCTTGCCGGCGGACGTCCTGGCCGCGATGGAAGACGAGGCGTGA